The DNA window ATGTTTCCGTCGCGACTCTTGCCGAGCTTGACGCGCTCTTCTGGGGACTCGATCCCATGATCGAAACTGTTCCGCACGATGTGCATTAGCGGGTCCACGAGTTTCTCGGCGATCAGCTTGTCGAGTTCGGTGTCTACGCCGCTGAACTCGAGGTTGACCGTCTTGCCGAGATCGCGCTGCAGTCGGCGAGCGACTCGGGAGAGTTTTTCAAAGATCTGTCGCAGGGGAACCATGCGCACGTCAAGGACGCTGCTCTGCAACTCTTTGAGTTTTCGATCCAACGTCTTATGGGCTTTCGAGAGCTCAGAGGCGATACGCCGGGTGCTTGAATCTGTCGCCAGCTTCTCGGCAATCCGTGCAATGGCGATGCGACTGATGGTCAACTCTCCGACCAGATTCATGAGATCGTCGAGCTTGTGGATGTCGACTCGAACGGTTGCGCTGATCGACTTCAGAGAGCCTATTCCCGCAGACAGATCAGCGGCGGCTTCATCGGCGGTCGGATTCTGCGGCTCGGAACCATTTGGCCCGGCCTGGCTCGGTTTTGACTCTTCGGAGGTCGCGGTCTCTTCGGGCGAATTGCTCGACGAACTGGTGGTCCCAGCAATGACCAATCGCACTTGGGTGTCGGGAAAATCGAGGCGCTCGGCAATGTCGTCGCTGGAAAGATCGGACGCGACGAGGAGCGAGAAACGGATCTGCGACTCGGGGGCATCACCGGGCGACGGCAGTGTAGAGACCACTTCGCCAACTTCGCGGATCGCCTCGGAAAGCTCTGACAGGCCTTCTTCGAACGCGATGATCTCGAACGTGGAATCGACCAGCGCCACGTGCCGGCCGCGACTGATGTTTTCGCGCAGGCGGTGCTCTTCGTACTCCGTGAGCGCGCGCAACAGGGATGGATCCAGATCGAGCCCTGTGAGTGTATCATCCGATTCGACGCGCTCCTGTACCGCCGCTTCGATTCGATTCACGAGTTCTTCGACACTGCTCTGCGCTTCAGGCTCGAAGTCTGAGTCGCCGAGACGTCGCATGAGCAGTGAAAACAACTCGACCGCTTCATCGAGCAGGTTCAGGGCGGGACTTTCCATCGACAGGCGTCCAAGCCGGAGGCTGTCGAGGATGTCTTCGAGATGGTGAGCGAGTTCGCTCATGGTCTCTAGCCCGAACAGCCCCGCCAATCCCTTCATGGAATGGGCCGAGCGAAATATGCTGTTGACGAGATCGGGGTCGACTTCTGTGCCGCTCGCCCGCTGGTCCGAAAGATTGGCCAGGTCCTCGCGCATCCGCTCGAGAATCTCTTCCGCTTCCGCGACGAATTCTAAATCGGCCTTGCTCGGTCGCGCTTGTTTCCGCTTGGATTTCTTGGCTGCCACGGCGCCGACCTACCCCTTC is part of the Myxococcales bacterium genome and encodes:
- a CDS encoding chemotaxis protein CheA, whose translation is MAAKKSKRKQARPSKADLEFVAEAEEILERMREDLANLSDQRASGTEVDPDLVNSIFRSAHSMKGLAGLFGLETMSELAHHLEDILDSLRLGRLSMESPALNLLDEAVELFSLLMRRLGDSDFEPEAQSSVEELVNRIEAAVQERVESDDTLTGLDLDPSLLRALTEYEEHRLRENISRGRHVALVDSTFEIIAFEEGLSELSEAIREVGEVVSTLPSPGDAPESQIRFSLLVASDLSSDDIAERLDFPDTQVRLVIAGTTSSSSNSPEETATSEESKPSQAGPNGSEPQNPTADEAAADLSAGIGSLKSISATVRVDIHKLDDLMNLVGELTISRIAIARIAEKLATDSSTRRIASELSKAHKTLDRKLKELQSSVLDVRMVPLRQIFEKLSRVARRLQRDLGKTVNLEFSGVDTELDKLIAEKLVDPLMHIVRNSFDHGIESPEERVKLGKSRDGNIRIDAFQRGNHVVIQIEDDGSGIDPVAVRAKAEALGLVDADAVLTDKECLSLIFAPGFSTRNEVSGTSGRGVGMDVVRSNLSDLGGIVDISSQLGRGTTLTLTLPITLAIIQALIVGVGKQRFAIPLNSVLETLLIDCSEIQHSEGREILNLRGEPLHLRRLSDEFGLSHSEDERQYVVVLALGDLRVGLLVDQLDGQLDTVIKSIQGPIAQVRGIAGATELGDRGAVLVIDVSAIIEDALRRRDAA